A section of the Flaviflexus equikiangi genome encodes:
- a CDS encoding DedA family protein — MDLFNAIQDWVIAAGASPWALVATFVLCLVDGFFPPLPSESIVIALAALTVSSDGPHLAVLWAVAAAGAFVGDQIAYSIGQRIPIERVPFLNRGRGARAYARGGILLLTHGPVFIMAARFVPIGRIAVNMGAGAIGYPRLTFTVVDALSAMLWSAYSIAIGVSVAHILDGHPLLAMIIGIIGGVLIGALVSRVVTAVQRTFFPERYAAAERAAEEWARTHAHDTPEA, encoded by the coding sequence TTGGATCTTTTCAACGCGATCCAGGACTGGGTCATCGCCGCGGGGGCTTCTCCGTGGGCACTGGTCGCGACGTTCGTCCTCTGTCTCGTCGACGGCTTCTTCCCGCCCCTGCCCTCCGAGTCGATCGTCATCGCGCTGGCGGCTCTCACCGTGTCGTCAGACGGCCCGCACCTCGCAGTCCTGTGGGCCGTGGCCGCGGCGGGCGCCTTCGTCGGGGATCAGATCGCATACTCGATCGGGCAGCGCATCCCCATCGAACGAGTACCGTTCCTCAACCGGGGTCGGGGTGCGCGAGCTTATGCGCGGGGAGGGATACTCCTCCTCACCCACGGCCCCGTCTTCATCATGGCGGCACGGTTCGTCCCGATCGGCCGGATCGCGGTGAACATGGGGGCGGGAGCTATCGGATATCCCCGTCTCACCTTCACCGTGGTCGATGCGCTATCGGCGATGCTCTGGTCCGCCTACTCGATCGCGATCGGTGTCAGTGTAGCCCACATCCTCGATGGTCATCCGCTCCTCGCGATGATCATCGGCATCATCGGAGGCGTCCTCATCGGTGCCCTCGTGTCCCGCGTCGTCACTGCAGTGCAGCGCACCTTCTTCCCGGAACGATATGCGGCTGCGGAGCGAGCCGCCGAGGAATGGGCCCGCACCCACGCGCACGACACACCGGAGGCGTAG
- a CDS encoding alpha/beta hydrolase fold domain-containing protein, with the protein MTIARRPDRWILAWLAQTATRMTGGIADPTGPTLTSQVTIPTRYGQMSALIYDSPERDRGRTRPLHIQIHGGGLIGRGIREDEHVCRFHAAETGCTVLSLHYHAAPQVTFPVAEHECFDALRWALDSADVHGWDGRITVGGGSTGAKLAVNVAQQAYDQGIPLAGVVLSSPLLDLTHNDRETDREKPRWGPRLLEFIADAYVPDTLTRFQPLASPSFDLALVKKLPPALIQVGSEDWLAGDGEDLAARLVRAHKPHTLTHYPAGHHLTVRGEADVRAEALTEQSRFITGLYR; encoded by the coding sequence ATGACTATCGCACGCCGGCCTGATCGATGGATTCTTGCCTGGCTCGCCCAAACCGCTACCCGGATGACGGGAGGGATCGCCGACCCCACCGGTCCCACGCTCACGTCGCAGGTCACCATCCCCACGAGGTATGGCCAGATGTCGGCTCTGATCTATGACTCGCCGGAGCGGGATCGCGGCCGTACCAGGCCCCTCCATATCCAGATCCACGGCGGCGGTCTCATCGGCCGCGGCATCCGCGAAGATGAGCACGTGTGCCGCTTCCATGCCGCCGAGACGGGGTGCACCGTCCTCTCCCTGCACTACCATGCAGCCCCGCAGGTCACCTTTCCCGTCGCGGAGCACGAATGCTTCGACGCGCTCCGGTGGGCTCTCGACTCCGCGGACGTCCACGGGTGGGACGGTCGGATCACCGTGGGTGGCGGCAGCACGGGTGCCAAACTCGCGGTCAATGTCGCCCAGCAGGCCTACGACCAGGGCATACCTCTTGCGGGGGTCGTTCTCAGCTCTCCCCTTCTCGACCTGACGCACAACGATCGGGAGACCGACCGCGAGAAGCCCCGGTGGGGTCCGAGACTCCTCGAGTTCATCGCCGACGCCTATGTCCCTGATACGCTGACGCGCTTCCAACCGCTCGCAAGCCCATCGTTCGATCTGGCGCTCGTGAAGAAACTCCCGCCGGCCCTGATCCAGGTCGGTTCGGAGGACTGGCTGGCTGGTGACGGCGAGGACTTGGCGGCGCGCCTGGTGCGGGCCCACAAGCCTCACACTCTCACGCACTATCCTGCAGGTCATCACCTGACGGTCCGCGGGGAGGCTGACGTGAGGGCGGAGGCCTTGACCGAGCAAAGCCGCTTCATCACCGGCCTCTACCGATAG
- the coaA gene encoding type I pantothenate kinase: protein MTLHPATTPLDPFLHLTREHWDSLAQSTPLPLQTEEVARLSSLGDPIDLEEVDTVYRPLSALIQLHVEAALRRHENVTDFMKTTEPHTPFVIAIAGSVAVGKSSTARLLQVLLERWPSTPRVELVTTDGFLLPNAVLEERGIMHRKGFPDSYDRKAFIRFMRSIKAGFSPNDLPVYDHVVYDIVPGEKQVVRECDILIVEGLNVLQPPRLGGGGQLSAVSDYFDMSIYVDADADNIREWYIRRFIKLQSTAFNDPNSYFARYADLTEDQARDIAGTIWASVNAPNLVDNIEPTKSRATVILHKGGDHRMESVHVRKS from the coding sequence ATGACCCTTCACCCGGCTACGACACCGCTGGATCCGTTTCTTCATCTTACCCGCGAACACTGGGATTCCCTGGCACAAAGCACACCGCTTCCCCTCCAGACTGAGGAAGTTGCACGTCTTTCCTCTCTCGGTGACCCGATTGATTTGGAAGAGGTCGATACTGTGTACCGGCCGCTCTCAGCCCTCATCCAGCTTCATGTCGAGGCCGCGCTCCGCCGACACGAGAATGTCACGGATTTCATGAAGACGACAGAACCGCACACGCCGTTCGTCATCGCCATCGCCGGGTCCGTCGCCGTCGGCAAGTCCTCCACGGCACGCCTGCTGCAGGTCCTGCTGGAGCGATGGCCGTCAACCCCCAGGGTCGAGCTCGTGACCACGGATGGTTTCCTGCTCCCCAATGCCGTCCTCGAAGAGCGCGGCATCATGCACCGGAAAGGCTTCCCCGACTCCTACGATCGCAAGGCCTTCATCCGTTTCATGCGTTCCATCAAGGCCGGTTTCAGCCCCAACGACCTGCCCGTCTACGATCACGTCGTCTACGACATCGTGCCGGGTGAGAAACAGGTCGTGCGCGAATGCGACATTCTGATCGTCGAGGGCCTCAATGTCCTCCAACCTCCCCGTCTGGGCGGCGGAGGGCAACTCTCCGCGGTGTCGGACTACTTCGACATGTCGATCTATGTCGATGCCGACGCGGACAACATTCGCGAATGGTACATCCGACGTTTCATCAAGCTTCAGTCGACCGCATTCAATGACCCGAACTCCTATTTCGCGCGGTATGCGGACCTCACGGAGGACCAGGCTCGAGACATTGCCGGCACCATTTGGGCGAGCGTGAACGCCCCGAATCTCGTTGACAATATCGAGCCGACCAAGTCACGTGCCACGGTCATCCTGCACAAGGGTGGCGATCATCGCATGGAGTCGGTCCACGTGCGCAAGAGTTAG
- the glmS gene encoding glutamine--fructose-6-phosphate transaminase (isomerizing), which yields MCGIIGYAGGEISTRAVDVVLESLSRLEYRGYDSAGVAVVSDTLAQAKKAGKLEGLLAELRTNPLPASSTAIGHTRWATHGSPTDENAHPHMSFDGKVTLVHNGIIENFAELTKELRDLGIVPVTETDSEIVSHHLALALAERDDLTAAMRDTVAKLDGSFTLVAIAANTPGTVVAARRNSPLVVGIGEGENFVGSDVAAFVSQTRTAIEMGQDEIVTITPDSVHIQTFEGDTVEREPFTVDWDADAAVKGGFATFMEKEIHDQPAAVRDTLLGRMSPTGSLQLDELRIDESILRRVDKIVVVACGTAAYAGHVAKYAIEHWCRIPVEVELAHEFRYRDPVVSEKTLVVAITQSGETMDTLMAVRHAREQGAKVLAIVNTHGSTIARESDAVLYTHAGPEVAVASTKAFVAQITATYLLGLYLAQLRGNKYSDEVVTYLDELMKMPDKIAEVIAREDDIKDLAHRMKDVTSVLFLGRHVGFPVALEGALKLKELAYIHAEGFAAGELKHGPIALVEEGQPVFFIVPTPRRPLLHAKVMSNVREVNARGARVLCIAEEGDTAVNEFAADVIRIPETPTLLHPLVSVIPLQIFACALAAEKGLDVDQPRNLAKSVTVE from the coding sequence ATGTGCGGAATTATTGGATATGCGGGCGGTGAAATTTCGACCAGGGCGGTTGATGTCGTCCTCGAGAGCCTGTCGCGTCTCGAATATCGAGGCTATGACTCGGCCGGGGTGGCCGTTGTCAGCGACACGCTCGCCCAGGCTAAGAAGGCCGGCAAGCTGGAGGGTCTCCTCGCTGAACTACGCACGAATCCGCTGCCAGCATCGTCGACGGCGATCGGCCACACCCGATGGGCCACCCACGGAAGCCCGACAGACGAGAACGCCCACCCGCACATGTCGTTCGACGGCAAGGTCACCCTCGTCCACAACGGCATCATCGAGAACTTTGCCGAACTGACGAAAGAACTGCGGGATCTGGGAATCGTCCCCGTGACCGAGACAGACTCGGAGATCGTCTCCCATCATCTCGCCCTGGCGCTTGCAGAGCGGGATGACCTCACGGCGGCGATGAGGGACACGGTCGCCAAGCTCGACGGCTCGTTCACGCTCGTCGCCATCGCCGCCAACACCCCGGGGACCGTGGTCGCGGCCCGTCGCAACTCCCCGCTCGTCGTCGGTATCGGGGAGGGCGAGAACTTTGTCGGCTCAGACGTGGCGGCTTTTGTCAGCCAGACCCGGACTGCGATCGAGATGGGACAGGACGAGATCGTCACCATCACCCCGGACTCGGTCCACATCCAGACCTTCGAAGGGGACACGGTCGAACGTGAGCCATTCACCGTCGACTGGGACGCGGACGCCGCCGTGAAGGGCGGTTTCGCCACGTTCATGGAGAAGGAAATCCATGACCAGCCAGCTGCGGTGCGTGACACTCTGCTGGGACGCATGAGCCCCACCGGGTCCCTCCAGCTGGACGAGCTCCGCATCGACGAGTCGATCCTGCGCAGGGTCGACAAGATCGTTGTCGTCGCGTGCGGTACGGCCGCCTATGCCGGCCACGTCGCCAAGTACGCGATCGAGCATTGGTGCAGGATCCCCGTCGAGGTGGAGCTCGCGCACGAGTTCCGCTACCGCGACCCTGTCGTCTCCGAGAAGACACTCGTCGTCGCCATCACCCAGTCCGGGGAGACCATGGATACGCTCATGGCAGTCCGGCATGCACGGGAACAGGGCGCGAAGGTTCTCGCGATCGTCAACACCCACGGTTCGACCATCGCCCGGGAATCCGACGCGGTGCTCTATACGCATGCCGGTCCGGAGGTCGCCGTCGCCTCGACGAAGGCCTTCGTCGCACAGATCACGGCCACCTATCTGCTCGGGCTCTACCTCGCACAGCTGCGCGGCAATAAGTATTCCGACGAGGTCGTCACGTATCTCGACGAACTGATGAAGATGCCGGACAAGATCGCCGAGGTGATCGCGCGCGAAGACGACATCAAGGACCTTGCCCACCGGATGAAGGACGTCACGTCCGTTCTCTTCCTCGGTCGTCACGTCGGCTTCCCGGTCGCACTCGAGGGTGCTCTCAAGCTCAAGGAGCTGGCCTACATCCATGCCGAGGGCTTTGCCGCCGGAGAGCTCAAGCACGGCCCCATCGCGCTCGTCGAAGAAGGGCAGCCCGTCTTCTTCATCGTCCCGACTCCCCGCAGGCCCCTCCTCCACGCGAAAGTCATGTCGAACGTCCGTGAGGTCAACGCCCGCGGGGCGCGTGTCCTCTGCATCGCAGAAGAAGGCGATACGGCCGTCAATGAGTTCGCGGCTGACGTCATCCGGATCCCGGAGACACCGACGCTCCTCCATCCTCTCGTGTCCGTCATCCCCCTGCAGATCTTTGCCTGCGCTCTTGCGGCCGAGAAGGGCCTCGATGTCGATCAGCCCCGCAACCTCGCCAAGTCAGTCACCGTGGAGTAA
- a CDS encoding bifunctional ADP-dependent NAD(P)H-hydrate dehydratase/NAD(P)H-hydrate epimerase, with translation MLRAYRSSEVAAAERPLIEAGVPLMERASFAVSTAVARELKARGHHVAGSRILVLAGGGNNGGDALYAGAYLARRGAIVDVACPAGNVHEGGYAAAIDAGCRTVADNELATAARAAGAWIDGLAGIGLRPPLRDPLASVVAMLETERATSPDEPIVVAVDCPTGIGVDDGGASGPVLRATVTVALAVAKPGLLAPPASRFCGRVEVVDIGLSVPGLPAVAALGGSDVADVLRVPDATDHKYTRGVVLLGTGSAEYPGAAVLTAGGALGGGAGMVRLDSPDVASLVLRTYPEVVTGMGRAQATVIGSGVPATDVDRLRGPLDRALAENYPVVVDAGALSLLKDGYEDLPSTAVLTPHAGELAELLSARGEGLTRSDIEAAPIRAVRLAATVTGATIVLKGGTDVIAGPDGPVYAQPARSHWRATAGAGDVYAGLLGALLAGAGEDLARAGRGYGQPALLAAAASWLHAEAAHSDGPIRAGQIAERLPAAIAQALHG, from the coding sequence ATGTTGAGAGCGTATCGATCGTCTGAGGTTGCGGCGGCGGAACGTCCCCTCATCGAGGCAGGAGTGCCGCTCATGGAGAGGGCGTCTTTCGCGGTCTCGACTGCGGTGGCGCGGGAGCTCAAGGCGCGCGGACACCACGTGGCAGGCTCACGCATCCTCGTCCTCGCAGGGGGCGGGAACAACGGCGGCGACGCCCTGTACGCGGGAGCCTATCTCGCCAGACGAGGCGCCATCGTCGACGTGGCATGCCCGGCGGGAAACGTCCACGAAGGCGGTTACGCGGCGGCCATCGATGCTGGGTGCCGGACGGTCGCTGACAACGAGCTGGCGACCGCCGCTCGAGCGGCAGGAGCGTGGATCGATGGTCTGGCCGGTATCGGCCTTCGTCCGCCTCTGAGAGATCCCCTCGCCTCGGTCGTCGCCATGCTCGAGACCGAGCGCGCCACGTCACCCGACGAGCCCATTGTTGTCGCAGTGGATTGCCCCACCGGGATCGGGGTCGATGACGGCGGAGCATCGGGCCCAGTCCTGCGGGCCACCGTGACAGTGGCACTGGCGGTAGCGAAGCCAGGGCTCCTCGCACCGCCCGCCTCGAGGTTTTGCGGCAGGGTCGAGGTCGTCGACATCGGCTTGAGCGTTCCCGGCCTCCCCGCCGTTGCCGCTCTCGGCGGGAGCGACGTGGCGGACGTCCTGCGCGTCCCGGACGCCACCGACCACAAATACACGCGGGGGGTCGTCCTTCTCGGAACCGGATCGGCTGAGTATCCGGGGGCGGCTGTCCTCACGGCGGGTGGAGCCCTTGGTGGGGGAGCCGGCATGGTCCGTCTCGATTCACCGGACGTGGCGAGTCTCGTCCTGCGCACCTATCCCGAAGTGGTGACGGGCATGGGACGAGCCCAGGCAACGGTGATCGGCTCCGGGGTCCCGGCAACGGACGTGGACCGTCTGCGCGGCCCACTCGACCGCGCCTTGGCGGAGAACTATCCCGTGGTGGTCGATGCTGGAGCGCTCTCGCTTCTCAAAGACGGCTATGAGGATCTGCCGTCGACAGCCGTTCTCACTCCGCACGCGGGAGAGCTCGCGGAGCTCCTGTCTGCACGAGGGGAGGGGCTGACTCGGTCCGATATTGAAGCCGCCCCCATCCGTGCCGTCCGATTGGCCGCCACCGTGACGGGCGCAACCATCGTCCTCAAGGGTGGAACAGACGTGATCGCTGGCCCCGATGGTCCTGTCTACGCTCAACCGGCCAGGTCGCACTGGCGGGCCACCGCGGGGGCGGGTGATGTCTATGCCGGGCTCCTCGGAGCTCTGCTGGCAGGCGCTGGAGAAGACCTCGCGAGGGCTGGGCGCGGCTACGGCCAGCCCGCACTCCTGGCAGCAGCAGCGTCGTGGCTCCATGCGGAGGCCGCTCATTCCGATGGTCCGATCCGGGCCGGGCAGATAGCGGAGCGCCTCCCTGCGGCGATTGCGCAGGCGCTGCATGGATAG
- the alr gene encoding alanine racemase: protein MDSFVGRITVDTDALRHNAATFRGMTQAKICAVVKANGYGHGLVPASRAFVAAGVDYLGVAQLEEARELRQHIPGVPILTWIFDPSANLEEAVQSGLDISVGAPWALDRLLTAAQHCASPARLHIEVDTGMSRGGFAPEMLLEVAHRIAKAERDGIVDVIGLWSHLARADEPDSGETERQLDRFETATRALRDVGVHPRLRHLANTAGTLWHPRTHLDMVRPGIGLYGISPEPAVATAQDLGLQPAMTLSSRIIAVREVPAGTGISYGHTETAADALALGTVPLGYADGIPRAASSRGPVMVNGHRSRIMGRVCMDQVVIALPKGATIGDEVVFFGSEGPTVDEWADAAGTIGYEITTRLGRHVPRHYRGTVGL, encoded by the coding sequence ATGGATAGTTTCGTCGGGCGGATCACGGTCGATACGGATGCGCTGCGGCACAACGCCGCGACCTTCCGGGGAATGACACAGGCGAAGATCTGCGCCGTTGTCAAGGCGAACGGATACGGGCACGGCCTCGTCCCTGCGAGTAGAGCCTTCGTCGCGGCCGGGGTCGACTATCTTGGGGTGGCACAGCTCGAGGAAGCACGTGAGCTTCGTCAACACATTCCCGGCGTGCCGATCCTGACCTGGATATTCGATCCTTCCGCGAATCTCGAGGAGGCAGTGCAGTCCGGGCTCGATATCTCGGTGGGAGCCCCATGGGCGCTCGACAGGCTCCTCACTGCGGCCCAACACTGCGCCAGCCCCGCCCGCCTCCACATCGAGGTCGATACCGGGATGTCGAGAGGAGGATTCGCCCCCGAGATGCTCCTCGAGGTCGCCCACCGCATCGCGAAAGCGGAGCGAGACGGGATCGTCGATGTCATCGGCCTGTGGTCTCATCTCGCGAGAGCGGACGAGCCGGACTCGGGCGAGACGGAGCGCCAGCTCGATCGTTTCGAGACCGCAACGCGAGCTCTGCGCGATGTCGGAGTGCATCCGCGGCTTCGCCATCTCGCGAATACGGCGGGAACCCTCTGGCATCCCCGCACCCATCTCGACATGGTCAGGCCAGGCATCGGACTGTACGGGATCAGCCCCGAGCCCGCCGTCGCGACCGCGCAGGATCTCGGCTTGCAGCCAGCCATGACATTATCGTCCCGGATCATCGCAGTCCGGGAGGTTCCCGCCGGTACCGGCATCTCCTACGGCCATACCGAGACAGCGGCAGACGCTCTTGCTCTCGGCACTGTCCCCCTCGGCTACGCGGACGGCATCCCTCGAGCAGCATCATCGCGGGGGCCCGTCATGGTCAACGGACACCGCTCACGAATCATGGGCCGCGTCTGCATGGACCAGGTGGTGATAGCCCTCCCGAAGGGCGCCACCATCGGCGACGAGGTCGTCTTCTTCGGAAGTGAGGGCCCCACGGTCGATGAGTGGGCGGACGCAGCGGGCACGATCGGTTATGAGATCACGACGAGACTTGGTAGACATGTGCCTCGGCACTATCGCGGTACAGTTGGACTCTGA
- the tsaE gene encoding tRNA (adenosine(37)-N6)-threonylcarbamoyltransferase complex ATPase subunit type 1 TsaE, with protein MKLHAASADDTRDIGRRLAGHVRAGDLIMLAGPLGAGKTTFVQGLADGLGVSGRVTSPTFVISHVHRGNPDLVHVDAYRLDSLDDVDALDLDTSLEDSVTVVEWGRGKADSLSADRLEIDIERPIGSQVGDNPDDLMEDLPRTIILRATGPRSSAIIEALSS; from the coding sequence ATGAAGCTTCATGCGGCCAGCGCCGATGACACTCGAGACATCGGCAGGCGTCTAGCCGGCCACGTTCGGGCTGGCGATCTCATCATGCTCGCAGGCCCGCTCGGTGCAGGCAAGACCACCTTCGTCCAGGGCTTGGCCGACGGTCTCGGCGTCAGCGGCAGAGTGACGTCACCGACGTTCGTCATCTCCCACGTCCACCGAGGAAATCCCGATCTTGTCCACGTCGACGCCTATCGGCTCGACAGTCTTGACGATGTGGATGCTCTCGACCTCGACACGTCACTCGAGGATTCGGTGACCGTTGTCGAATGGGGGAGGGGGAAGGCGGATTCCCTCTCGGCAGACAGGCTCGAGATCGACATCGAACGCCCCATCGGATCCCAGGTGGGGGATAATCCCGATGACCTCATGGAGGATCTGCCGCGGACGATCATTCTGCGTGCCACCGGCCCACGCTCCTCCGCTATCATCGAGGCGCTCTCCTCGTGA
- the tsaB gene encoding tRNA (adenosine(37)-N6)-threonylcarbamoyltransferase complex dimerization subunit type 1 TsaB, which produces MYTLTIDTSTVSVISLIGETSIVRRSADARHHAETLAPIIEELVAEAGIPDLIVAGTGPAAFTGLRAGLVTARVLARAWNVPLVGIGSLEILGRAALDSGDGPVCAVGDARRKEVYAAGIAARGADDVDVTWGPEVLTPQALADRHPGARFIGPGAALYADALPGGVDCPIDPHVMVRLAHSRLARAAEGEDLDLGTEPRYLRRPDIHGQ; this is translated from the coding sequence GTGTACACTCTGACGATTGACACATCCACCGTTTCCGTCATCTCCCTGATCGGCGAGACATCCATCGTCCGACGCAGTGCAGACGCTCGACACCACGCGGAAACACTTGCCCCGATTATCGAGGAGCTCGTCGCAGAGGCCGGTATCCCCGACCTGATCGTCGCAGGAACCGGCCCCGCGGCCTTCACCGGCCTGCGTGCAGGCCTCGTGACCGCACGTGTCCTGGCACGTGCCTGGAACGTGCCGCTCGTCGGCATCGGTTCACTCGAGATCCTGGGCCGGGCGGCGCTCGATTCCGGAGACGGGCCCGTGTGCGCAGTGGGGGATGCGAGACGCAAGGAAGTCTATGCGGCAGGTATTGCCGCCCGTGGAGCGGACGACGTCGACGTGACATGGGGGCCAGAGGTTCTCACGCCCCAGGCGCTCGCGGACCGGCACCCCGGAGCCCGATTCATCGGGCCAGGTGCTGCCCTCTACGCGGACGCCCTCCCCGGGGGAGTGGACTGTCCCATCGATCCGCACGTCATGGTCCGACTCGCACACTCTCGGCTTGCTCGGGCAGCGGAGGGTGAAGACCTCGATCTCGGCACGGAGCCGCGCTACCTGCGCAGACCGGATATCCACGGGCAATGA
- a CDS encoding GNAT family N-acetyltransferase: MRRLGRVDAGVFAQLDRDVFGAEAWPQSVIEDQLGHDRIVALGVDGDSGLDAAGMLGLGVEAELLTISVRPARRRQGLARTIILGLLEAAEGAEACFLEVRSRDDGARALYEGLGFYEVGRRQHYYRDDDAIVMRRDFGNDFIP; the protein is encoded by the coding sequence ATGAGACGCCTCGGGAGGGTTGATGCGGGGGTTTTCGCACAGCTGGACCGCGACGTGTTCGGCGCCGAGGCGTGGCCCCAGTCCGTGATCGAGGATCAGCTCGGCCACGATCGCATCGTTGCCCTCGGCGTTGACGGAGACAGTGGGCTCGATGCCGCCGGCATGCTCGGCTTGGGGGTCGAGGCGGAACTCTTGACGATCTCGGTGCGCCCGGCTAGGCGCCGGCAGGGCCTGGCCCGCACGATCATCCTCGGGCTTCTCGAGGCCGCGGAGGGCGCGGAAGCCTGCTTCCTCGAGGTCCGTTCCCGCGATGATGGGGCACGCGCACTCTACGAGGGTCTCGGCTTCTACGAGGTGGGCAGGCGCCAGCACTACTACCGAGACGATGACGCGATCGTCATGAGGCGTGATTTTGGCAACGACTTCATCCCCTAA
- a CDS encoding succinate dehydrogenase cytochrome b subunit: MATSTQASPKKVGKLSTSVGLKIQMAVSGLFFVLFILMHMYGNLKMFNGPDAYNGYAQFLRDVGYPIVPHEGVLWILRILLVVAVIAHARAAFILWNRGKIARGPNQYKVKRGKKNQQTYASRTMRWGGVIILLFIVYHLLQFTTLTISVGAENYSEMTPYDRMIAGFQPEVWWSYAFYAVTLLALSMHIRHGAWSALQTIGLSNRRREVAFNAIAIAIGAVVFIGFMAPPTAIMFGLIP; this comes from the coding sequence ATGGCAACCTCAACTCAGGCATCGCCAAAGAAGGTCGGAAAACTGTCAACATCCGTGGGTCTGAAGATCCAGATGGCGGTCAGCGGGCTCTTCTTTGTGCTGTTTATTCTCATGCACATGTACGGCAACTTGAAAATGTTCAACGGGCCGGACGCCTACAACGGATATGCGCAGTTCCTGCGAGATGTCGGTTACCCGATCGTCCCGCATGAGGGGGTCCTGTGGATCCTCCGCATTCTGCTTGTCGTCGCAGTGATCGCGCACGCGCGCGCTGCTTTCATTCTGTGGAACCGCGGCAAGATCGCTCGCGGCCCCAACCAGTACAAGGTGAAGAGGGGGAAGAAGAATCAGCAGACCTACGCGTCACGGACGATGCGATGGGGCGGCGTCATCATTCTTCTCTTCATCGTCTACCACTTGCTGCAGTTCACGACGCTCACCATCTCCGTGGGTGCCGAGAACTACTCGGAGATGACGCCCTACGATCGGATGATCGCGGGCTTCCAGCCTGAGGTGTGGTGGAGCTACGCGTTCTACGCCGTCACCCTCCTCGCGCTGAGCATGCACATCCGGCACGGCGCATGGTCGGCACTGCAGACGATCGGCCTGTCGAACCGCCGCCGTGAAGTGGCATTCAATGCGATTGCGATCGCCATCGGAGCCGTCGTCTTCATTGGATTCATGGCACCCCCGACCGCCATCATGTTCGGCCTCATCCCGTGA